The following proteins are co-located in the Bradyrhizobium sp. AZCC 2176 genome:
- a CDS encoding enoyl-CoA hydratase/isomerase family protein, whose product MREAAEAASVPILEISGARATIRLNRPKHLNRLQSEDLGDLVKLFDRIEADPAIRVLVLTGTGRAFSAGYDLNSVADRATSETAQPSAGSAFEAVVDRLEDLGVPTICRLNGGVYGGSTDLALACDFRIGVDTAEMFMPAARLGLHYYKGGIARYVSRLGVDNAKMLFLTAQRITAPEMLRIGYLTSMVPPESLDEEVDRLATILAGNAPLAMRGMKRAINEFARGKLDEEAADQRHRESMRGEEIKEGIKAFAEKRPPRF is encoded by the coding sequence ATGCGTGAAGCAGCCGAGGCGGCAAGCGTGCCCATCCTCGAGATCAGCGGCGCCCGCGCCACCATCCGCCTCAACCGGCCGAAACATCTGAACCGGCTGCAGAGCGAGGATCTCGGCGATCTCGTAAAGCTGTTCGACCGGATCGAGGCCGATCCCGCTATCCGCGTGCTGGTGCTGACCGGCACCGGCCGCGCCTTCAGCGCCGGCTATGATCTCAATTCGGTGGCCGATCGAGCAACCAGCGAGACCGCGCAACCGAGCGCGGGTTCGGCGTTCGAAGCGGTGGTCGACCGCCTGGAAGATCTCGGCGTGCCGACGATCTGTCGACTCAATGGCGGCGTCTATGGCGGCTCGACCGACCTGGCGCTGGCCTGCGATTTCCGCATCGGCGTCGATACGGCTGAAATGTTCATGCCGGCGGCACGGCTCGGCCTGCACTATTACAAGGGCGGCATCGCCCGCTACGTGTCGCGGCTCGGCGTCGACAACGCCAAAATGCTGTTTCTCACCGCGCAGAGGATCACCGCGCCCGAGATGCTGCGGATCGGCTACCTCACTTCCATGGTGCCACCGGAATCGCTCGACGAGGAAGTCGACCGTCTCGCCACCATCCTGGCCGGCAACGCGCCGCTGGCGATGCGCGGCATGAAGCGCGCCATCAACGAGTTTGCGCGCGGCAAGCTCGATGAGGAAGCCGCCGACCAGCGCCACCGCGAAAGCATGCGCGGCGAGGAGATCAAGGAAGGCATCAAGGCGTTTGCGGAAAAGCGCCCGCCACGGTTCTGA
- a CDS encoding cyclic nucleotide-gated ion channel — protein MTKRLVLSALAQFTAKTAGRNMTTAAYAAVAAGVAAMVVLTAAPAYEAAHHWVDAVLWTCLVYFVFEWLVRLRHMARQGRLSLYARSSSGVVDAIGALAVPVALLVGIEPRTAWLLSILWVLKVVPGIPGLRQLRRVLVLESGPLFSVLVIFLMVVFLASVAEYFLERDVQPATFGSVPAALWWAVVTLTTTGYGDVVPITPLGRMVAALVMISGLGVFGLWTGILATGFAAETRRDNFLKTWETVSKVPFFATLGPAAIADVTHMLRTMDLPARTMIIRKGQQGDCMYFIAAGEAEVELPGKKVALGEGAFFGEMALLGNNVRGANVTTTKVTRLLVLDLVDFRLLMARHPDLAETIDVEAKRRAQENK, from the coding sequence ATGACCAAGCGGCTCGTTCTCTCGGCACTGGCTCAGTTCACCGCCAAGACGGCCGGCCGCAACATGACCACAGCGGCCTATGCCGCGGTGGCCGCCGGCGTCGCGGCGATGGTAGTGCTCACCGCGGCCCCGGCCTATGAGGCGGCGCACCATTGGGTCGACGCGGTGCTGTGGACGTGCCTCGTCTATTTCGTGTTCGAATGGCTGGTGCGGCTGCGCCACATGGCGCGGCAGGGGCGGCTGTCGCTCTACGCGCGCTCCAGCAGCGGGGTCGTCGACGCGATCGGTGCCCTGGCCGTGCCAGTTGCTCTCCTCGTGGGCATCGAGCCCAGGACGGCGTGGCTGCTCAGCATCCTCTGGGTGCTCAAGGTCGTTCCGGGCATCCCGGGGCTGCGGCAGCTCCGGCGTGTGCTGGTGCTGGAATCAGGGCCGTTGTTCAGCGTGCTCGTGATCTTCCTGATGGTGGTGTTCCTGGCATCGGTTGCGGAATATTTCCTGGAGCGCGACGTGCAGCCGGCGACCTTTGGCAGCGTGCCGGCGGCGCTGTGGTGGGCGGTGGTGACGCTGACCACCACCGGCTATGGCGACGTGGTGCCGATCACGCCGCTCGGTCGCATGGTTGCGGCGTTGGTGATGATCTCCGGCCTCGGCGTGTTCGGGCTCTGGACCGGTATTCTGGCGACCGGCTTTGCCGCCGAGACCCGCCGCGACAATTTCCTGAAGACGTGGGAGACCGTCAGCAAGGTGCCGTTCTTCGCTACCCTCGGCCCGGCCGCGATCGCCGACGTCACGCACATGCTGCGCACGATGGACCTGCCGGCGCGCACCATGATCATCCGCAAGGGCCAGCAGGGCGACTGCATGTATTTCATCGCCGCCGGCGAGGCCGAGGTCGAATTGCCCGGCAAGAAGGTAGCGCTCGGCGAAGGCGCGTTCTTCGGCGAGATGGCCCTGCTCGGCAACAATGTGCGCGGCGCTAATGTCACGACCACCAAGGTGACGCGGCTGCTGGTGCTCGACCTCGTGGATTTTCGCCTGCTGATGGCGCGGCATCCTGATCTGGCCGAGACCATCGACGTCGAGGCCAAACGCCGCGCGCAAGAGAACAAATAG
- a CDS encoding Crp/Fnr family transcriptional regulator yields MDTSHLAQHAGTAGALFASIFVVATTTMKTMIPLRVFGILANVVLIVTAIPTHNYLVMGVQAVMLFVNSYRLHQMLQLVRDVKKSVNSDLSMEWLKPFMTERQCAAGEILFYKDEKAEDMLYIVSGKFKLVESGIVLPVGAIVGELGMLSPSNMRTQTLECVEAGLVLSVSYTKVEELYVQNPAFGFYFLRLSSARLFQNLETLQQQLNQQTASAAAPKPA; encoded by the coding sequence ATGGATACGTCTCATCTGGCACAACACGCAGGAACCGCGGGCGCGCTGTTCGCGTCGATTTTCGTGGTCGCCACCACCACGATGAAGACCATGATCCCGTTGCGGGTCTTCGGCATCCTCGCCAACGTCGTCCTGATCGTGACCGCGATCCCGACCCACAACTACCTGGTCATGGGCGTTCAGGCGGTGATGCTGTTCGTCAACTCCTATCGCCTGCACCAGATGCTGCAACTGGTGCGCGACGTGAAGAAGTCCGTCAACAGCGACCTCTCGATGGAATGGCTGAAGCCGTTCATGACCGAGCGCCAATGCGCGGCCGGCGAGATACTGTTCTACAAGGACGAGAAGGCCGAGGACATGCTCTATATCGTCAGCGGCAAGTTCAAGCTGGTCGAGTCGGGTATCGTGCTTCCGGTCGGCGCCATCGTCGGCGAACTCGGCATGCTGTCGCCGTCGAACATGCGAACCCAGACGCTGGAATGCGTGGAAGCCGGGCTCGTCCTCAGCGTCAGCTACACCAAGGTCGAGGAGCTCTACGTGCAGAACCCGGCGTTCGGCTTCTACTTCCTTCGCCTGTCCAGCGCCCGGCTGTTTCAGAACCTCGAGACGCTGCAGCAGCAGTTGAACCAGCAAACGGCATCCGCCGCCGCGCCGAAGCCCGCATAG